In Thermococcus sp., a genomic segment contains:
- a CDS encoding M24 family metallopeptidase, with amino-acid sequence ELRIIKTPEEIEVIEAACKIADQAMMAALEEISEGKREREIAAKMEYVMKMNGAEKPAFDTIIASGWRSALPHGIASDKRIEKGDLVVIDEGALYRHYHSDMTRTIVVGSPNEKQKEIYEIVLEAQRKGVEAARPGITAKELDTIVRDVIAEYGYGDYFIHSTGHGVGLEIHEWPRVSQMDETVLKPGMVITVEPGIYIPKFGGVRIEDTIVITENGARRLTKTERELI; translated from the coding sequence GAGCTCCGCATAATCAAGACCCCGGAGGAGATAGAGGTCATAGAAGCAGCTTGTAAAATAGCCGACCAGGCCATGATGGCCGCCCTGGAGGAGATAAGTGAGGGCAAGCGCGAGAGGGAGATAGCCGCTAAAATGGAGTACGTCATGAAGATGAACGGCGCAGAGAAGCCGGCCTTCGACACGATAATAGCGAGCGGATGGCGTTCAGCCCTCCCGCACGGGATAGCGAGCGACAAGAGGATAGAGAAGGGCGATCTGGTCGTCATCGATGAGGGCGCCCTCTACAGGCACTACCACTCGGACATGACGAGGACGATAGTTGTGGGCAGTCCAAACGAGAAGCAGAAGGAAATCTACGAAATCGTCCTGGAGGCCCAGAGGAAGGGCGTCGAGGCGGCAAGGCCCGGGATTACGGCCAAAGAGCTTGACACCATCGTGAGGGACGTCATAGCGGAGTACGGCTACGGTGACTACTTCATTCACTCAACCGGGCACGGCGTCGGCCTTGAGATACACGAGTGGCCGCGCGTAAGCCAGATGGATGAGACCGTTCTCAAGCCGGGGATGGTGATAACGGTCGAGCCCGGCATATACATCCCCAAGTTCGGCGGCGTCAGGATAGAGGACACCATAGTCATCACGGAGAACGGCGCCAGAAGGCTCACCAAGACGGAGAGGGAGCTCATCTGA